Proteins co-encoded in one Bradyrhizobium sp. 170 genomic window:
- a CDS encoding non-ribosomal peptide synthetase gives MADSLKPDLRELDAEGLRKLLSLARDRSRSANRGELASIPAVPRDGPLALSFAQQRLWLLAQLDGTSTNYHIRGALRLAGDLDVTAWRRSLDRLFARHESLRSIFRVVDGQPCVELLPTGNGLPLLEHDVRSEPEREQVLERLCREETNAPFDLCQGPLIRGRLIRIAEREYLFLLTQHHIVSDGWSMGVLVRELGALYRAFIAGEGDPLPALTVQYPDYAAWQRQWLAGERLQRQVDYWRQTLAGAPALLELPTDRPRPPIRSLAGASLPVEIDTELARGIKRLYQSHRTTAFMTVLAAWAAVLSRLSGQSDVVIGTPTANRNRREIEGLVGFFVNMLAFRVDLSGEPDVAELLSRVRGAALAAQDHQDLPFEQVVEIIQPPRRLDHTPVFQVVFAWQNNEAAILELPGLKAEIADIPLHQVKFDLELNVSETDGRIIGALNYATALFDEATVRRHRSYLLALLRAMVADAGQLVDRIDVMGAEERELLLGTWNRTATPYPSERCIHELFAEQVRKAPEATALVHEDLRVSYGELDARANQLAHHLIGLGAGPDQPVAICLERGIAMVVSLLAVLKAGGAYLPLDPAYPAERLRQIIDDAKPKLLICDDAGRAALANTTCEIVDLQTSASVIAGLSKSNPDVADLTSSHLAYIIYTSGSTGTPKGVMVEHRGLVNLALAQSALLEVSSRSRIVQFASFSFDASTWEIVMALCSGAELFLVGPREHRNASELLDYLARNAITHATLPPALLQGRTDLDTLGSLQVLVLAGELPKAELFKGLPSNVAVFNGYGPTEATVCATIWLRPMGCEGVVVPIGRPLPNTRIYLLDRFGAPVPLGATGEIYIGGAGVARGYLNRADLTAERFLFDPFSRDAGARMYRTGDLGRYLPDGNVEFLGRNDHQVKIRGFRIELGEIEFRLNEHAGVADAVVLARQDHSGDQRLVAYVVPAADDDSTGLDGGDFAAAMRGHLRARLPEYMVPSAFVRLDTLPLTPNGKVDRQALAAPEDDAFVRRGYETPEGEIEETVAKIWTELLGVDRIGRNDHFFELGGHSLLAVRLLERLQRHSLSADVRTLFAKPVLADFAASLDGDGVTEVPANQIPMLAAAITPGMLPLITLEQSDIDSIAARVPGGAANIQDIYGLSPLQDGILFHHLLAAQGDPYLLVGQMAFASRDLLDRYLAAVRQVIDRHDILRTSIEWEGLSTPAQVVWRQAPLIVTEVELDVKSPAHEQLAQRFDPRRNGIDLGQAPLLRFAVARDPGKERWLLLVLLHHLIGDHSTLEVMHDEVRKILSGRGHELPHPYPFRNLVAQTRDSEATAEHERFFRNMLSDIDEPTTPFGLDKVHGDGRGVAEARRTLPQSLNERLRAQARRLGVGLASLCHLAWGQVVARSSGRERVVFGTVLFGRMHAGTGGDRTMGLFINTLPLRLDLDDAAVEDGARHAHARLAELISHEHASLALAQRCSGVATPAPLFSSILNYRHNAMPTNSSAGETAAGVDGIEWLGGEERTNYPLMLSVEDCGQALGLTAQVVHPLSPDRVCALMQHALEQLAENLERRPHALVRQVDILPPEERELLLETWNRTLARYPRDRCFHEQFEEQVRRFPDAVALVFGDAELSYGELNRRANRLARGLRDYGVGTDVVVGLALDRGVGMMVALLAVLKAGGAYLPLDPDYPPERLAHMLRDSGAALVLTQTSLLEQFAPVLKETGAEAWLLDEAQERDDGNLDVAVHPESLAYVIYTSGSTGLPKGVMVRHDAVTNFLATMAERPGITPRDRVLGLTSLSFDIAVLELWLPLTLGARVVLADRAAAHDPSRLKAMVATQGVTMIQATPSTWRMLLDHDGPSLPISCRVLCGGEALAPDLARRLVAQAGEVWNLYGPSETTVWSARHRLDARDDRPVLGGPIGNTTLHILDNDLNLAPIGVAGELYIGGDGLARGYWQRGALTAERFIPDPFGPPGARLYRTGDVARWRADGVIEYIGRSDHQVKIRGFRIELGEIEARLMAQAAVRSAVVVAREVGAGRQLVGYVSGGASLDGSTLKTALSSVLPDYMVPARIVVLDRLPLTPNGKIDRKALPAPDQLAALAEHVAPRTPVEVALAAIWADLLRQPNIGVTDNFFELGGDSLTAVQLISRIKRDLGHDLPLHRLFEMTTIETMAAGLAPEIQVDKRSDDIAAMLDMLKEVELSDE, from the coding sequence ATGGCGGATTCATTGAAACCCGATTTGCGGGAGCTGGATGCAGAAGGGCTGAGAAAACTCCTGTCGTTGGCCAGGGACCGGAGCCGAAGTGCCAACAGGGGCGAACTTGCCTCGATACCGGCGGTGCCGCGCGACGGGCCTCTTGCGTTGTCCTTTGCTCAGCAACGGCTTTGGCTGCTGGCGCAGCTCGACGGCACCAGTACCAACTATCACATTCGCGGCGCATTGCGCCTCGCGGGTGATCTCGACGTCACCGCCTGGCGTCGCAGTCTGGATCGGCTGTTTGCGCGTCACGAATCCTTGCGCAGCATTTTTCGTGTTGTCGACGGACAGCCTTGCGTCGAACTATTGCCCACCGGCAATGGCCTGCCGCTGCTCGAACATGACGTGCGATCCGAACCGGAGCGGGAGCAGGTACTTGAGCGCCTGTGCCGTGAAGAGACAAATGCGCCCTTCGATCTCTGCCAGGGGCCATTGATCCGCGGGCGCCTGATCCGGATCGCGGAGAGGGAATATCTGTTTTTGCTGACCCAGCATCATATCGTGTCCGACGGCTGGTCGATGGGCGTGCTCGTGCGCGAGCTCGGCGCCTTGTATCGCGCCTTCATAGCCGGCGAGGGTGATCCGCTGCCGGCGCTGACGGTTCAGTACCCGGACTATGCCGCGTGGCAACGGCAGTGGCTTGCGGGAGAACGATTGCAGCGGCAAGTCGATTATTGGCGGCAGACGCTGGCGGGCGCTCCGGCGTTGCTCGAGTTGCCGACCGATCGGCCGCGACCGCCGATCAGGTCTCTCGCCGGCGCTTCGTTGCCGGTCGAGATCGATACCGAGCTTGCACGTGGCATCAAGCGCCTATACCAATCTCATCGCACGACGGCATTCATGACGGTGCTGGCGGCATGGGCGGCCGTGCTGTCGAGGCTTTCCGGCCAGAGCGATGTCGTGATCGGTACGCCGACGGCCAATCGCAACAGGCGTGAAATCGAAGGTCTGGTCGGCTTTTTCGTCAACATGCTGGCGTTCCGCGTGGATCTATCGGGGGAGCCTGATGTAGCGGAGTTGTTGAGCCGCGTGCGCGGCGCGGCGCTGGCGGCTCAGGACCATCAGGACCTGCCGTTCGAGCAGGTCGTCGAGATCATTCAGCCGCCGCGGCGTCTGGATCATACCCCGGTGTTTCAGGTCGTGTTCGCCTGGCAGAACAATGAGGCGGCAATACTTGAGCTGCCGGGCCTCAAGGCCGAGATTGCCGATATCCCGCTCCACCAGGTCAAGTTCGACCTTGAGCTCAACGTGAGCGAAACCGACGGCCGCATCATCGGAGCCTTGAACTACGCAACCGCACTGTTTGACGAGGCAACCGTCAGGCGTCATCGGAGCTATCTGCTTGCCTTGCTGCGAGCCATGGTCGCCGACGCGGGTCAACTCGTCGACCGGATCGATGTGATGGGTGCCGAGGAGCGTGAGCTCCTTCTGGGGACCTGGAACCGGACCGCCACGCCGTACCCGTCCGAACGTTGCATCCACGAATTGTTCGCGGAACAAGTTCGAAAAGCGCCCGAAGCTACTGCGTTGGTTCACGAGGACCTTCGCGTGAGTTATGGCGAACTGGATGCAAGGGCCAATCAGCTCGCGCACCATCTGATCGGACTGGGTGCGGGTCCGGATCAGCCCGTCGCGATCTGCCTGGAACGCGGGATTGCCATGGTCGTCAGCCTGCTGGCAGTACTCAAGGCGGGTGGCGCTTATCTGCCGCTGGATCCTGCCTATCCGGCCGAACGGCTGCGCCAGATTATCGATGATGCAAAACCAAAGCTGTTGATTTGCGATGATGCCGGCCGCGCGGCGCTCGCGAACACGACGTGCGAGATCGTTGATCTGCAGACGAGCGCGTCGGTCATCGCCGGGTTGTCGAAATCGAATCCAGACGTCGCGGACCTGACATCAAGTCACCTCGCCTACATTATCTACACATCAGGTTCTACCGGCACGCCAAAAGGTGTGATGGTCGAGCATCGCGGGTTGGTGAACCTGGCACTGGCCCAGAGCGCGCTGTTAGAAGTTTCCTCACGCAGCCGCATCGTTCAGTTCGCTTCATTCAGCTTCGACGCCAGTACCTGGGAAATCGTCATGGCCCTGTGCTCGGGGGCTGAATTGTTTCTCGTCGGTCCGCGAGAGCATCGCAATGCATCGGAGCTGCTCGACTATCTGGCGCGCAACGCCATTACTCATGCGACGTTGCCGCCGGCCTTGCTGCAGGGACGCACGGACCTCGACACCTTGGGATCGCTGCAGGTGCTCGTCCTTGCCGGTGAGTTGCCCAAGGCCGAACTGTTCAAGGGCTTGCCTTCAAACGTGGCCGTCTTCAACGGCTATGGACCGACGGAGGCAACCGTCTGTGCAACAATTTGGCTGCGGCCGATGGGTTGTGAAGGCGTCGTCGTCCCGATCGGCCGCCCGCTTCCGAACACACGGATTTATCTGCTGGACAGGTTCGGCGCACCCGTTCCGCTCGGAGCGACCGGCGAAATCTACATCGGCGGAGCAGGGGTCGCGCGCGGGTATCTTAATCGCGCCGATCTGACGGCGGAACGATTCCTGTTCGATCCCTTCAGCCGCGACGCAGGCGCGCGAATGTATCGCACCGGCGATCTCGGACGTTATCTGCCGGATGGCAATGTCGAGTTTCTCGGTCGCAATGATCACCAGGTCAAGATCCGCGGCTTCCGTATTGAGTTGGGCGAGATCGAGTTTCGACTGAACGAACACGCCGGTGTGGCCGATGCGGTGGTGCTGGCGCGTCAAGATCACAGTGGTGACCAGCGGCTGGTTGCCTATGTGGTGCCGGCGGCGGACGACGACAGCACCGGGCTTGACGGTGGGGATTTCGCGGCTGCGATGCGCGGCCACCTCCGCGCGCGCTTGCCCGAATATATGGTGCCGTCGGCTTTCGTACGCCTGGACACGTTGCCGCTCACGCCGAACGGCAAGGTCGATCGCCAGGCGCTGGCGGCGCCCGAGGATGATGCCTTCGTGCGTCGTGGTTATGAGACGCCGGAAGGTGAAATCGAGGAGACTGTTGCGAAGATCTGGACCGAGCTGCTCGGCGTAGATCGAATTGGACGTAACGATCATTTCTTTGAGCTCGGTGGCCACTCGCTGCTTGCCGTCCGCTTGCTGGAGCGGTTGCAGCGGCATTCGCTCAGCGCGGATGTGCGCACGCTGTTCGCCAAGCCGGTGCTGGCTGATTTCGCCGCTAGCCTCGATGGCGACGGGGTGACAGAAGTCCCGGCCAACCAGATCCCGATGCTGGCCGCGGCGATCACGCCCGGAATGTTGCCGCTGATCACGTTGGAGCAATCCGACATCGACAGCATCGCGGCCCGCGTTCCCGGTGGCGCTGCCAACATCCAGGACATTTACGGATTGTCGCCGCTTCAGGACGGCATCCTGTTTCACCACCTGCTGGCAGCGCAGGGCGATCCCTATTTGCTGGTCGGCCAAATGGCGTTTGCAAGCCGCGACTTGCTCGACCGCTATCTCGCGGCTGTTCGGCAGGTTATCGATCGTCACGACATTCTTCGTACCTCCATTGAATGGGAGGGCCTGTCCACTCCGGCGCAGGTGGTCTGGCGACAGGCTCCCTTGATTGTCACCGAAGTTGAACTGGACGTCAAAAGTCCTGCGCACGAACAGCTTGCGCAGCGGTTTGACCCGCGACGGAATGGGATCGATCTTGGCCAGGCGCCGCTGTTGCGATTTGCGGTGGCTCGCGATCCCGGCAAGGAGCGCTGGCTGCTATTGGTGTTGCTGCACCACCTGATCGGCGATCATTCCACCCTTGAGGTGATGCATGACGAGGTCCGGAAGATATTGTCGGGGCGTGGTCATGAACTGCCGCATCCCTATCCATTCCGAAATCTCGTGGCCCAGACGCGAGATTCGGAGGCTACAGCCGAACATGAGCGCTTTTTCCGGAACATGCTGTCGGATATCGATGAGCCGACCACTCCGTTTGGTCTGGACAAGGTGCACGGCGACGGCCGTGGGGTGGCGGAAGCCCGGCGAACGCTGCCGCAATCGCTCAATGAGCGCCTGCGCGCTCAGGCGCGGCGTCTGGGGGTAGGCCTCGCCAGCCTCTGCCATCTCGCCTGGGGCCAGGTGGTGGCGCGGAGCAGCGGACGCGAGCGGGTCGTGTTCGGCACGGTGCTGTTCGGCCGCATGCATGCCGGCACCGGTGGCGATCGCACCATGGGATTGTTCATCAATACATTGCCGCTACGGCTCGATCTCGATGACGCTGCGGTCGAAGACGGCGCTCGCCATGCGCATGCTCGGCTCGCCGAACTGATCTCGCACGAACATGCTTCGCTGGCGCTTGCGCAACGATGCAGCGGTGTCGCGACGCCGGCCCCCTTGTTCAGCTCGATCCTGAACTATCGTCACAACGCCATGCCGACCAACTCGTCTGCGGGTGAGACCGCCGCAGGTGTGGACGGTATTGAATGGCTCGGCGGCGAAGAGCGCACCAATTATCCCCTGATGTTGTCGGTCGAGGATTGCGGTCAGGCGCTGGGTTTGACAGCGCAAGTGGTCCATCCGCTGTCACCCGATCGCGTCTGCGCCTTGATGCAGCATGCGCTCGAGCAACTGGCCGAGAATCTGGAGCGACGACCGCACGCTCTCGTGCGGCAAGTCGACATCCTGCCGCCGGAGGAACGCGAGCTTCTACTTGAGACCTGGAATCGGACGCTTGCCCGATATCCACGAGATCGCTGCTTCCATGAGCAGTTCGAAGAACAAGTTCGCCGGTTCCCTGATGCTGTGGCGCTGGTGTTTGGCGATGCGGAGCTGAGTTATGGCGAGTTGAACCGGCGGGCCAACAGGCTGGCGCGGGGGTTGCGGGATTACGGTGTCGGGACGGACGTGGTGGTGGGGCTGGCGCTGGATCGCGGCGTCGGGATGATGGTGGCGCTGCTGGCGGTGCTGAAGGCGGGCGGGGCGTATCTGCCGCTCGATCCGGACTACCCGCCGGAGCGGCTTGCGCACATGCTGCGCGACAGCGGTGCGGCGCTGGTGCTGACGCAGACTTCGCTACTGGAGCAGTTCGCTCCGGTGCTGAAGGAGACGGGCGCCGAGGCGTGGCTGCTCGACGAGGCGCAGGAGAGGGACGACGGCAATCTCGACGTCGCTGTTCACCCCGAGAGCCTGGCCTATGTGATCTACACCTCAGGTTCGACCGGCCTGCCCAAGGGCGTGATGGTCCGCCACGACGCGGTGACGAACTTTTTGGCGACGATGGCGGAGCGACCGGGAATCACTCCACGCGACCGGGTGCTCGGCCTGACCTCGCTGTCGTTCGACATTGCGGTGCTGGAGCTGTGGCTGCCGCTCACTCTGGGGGCGCGCGTGGTGCTGGCGGATCGCGCGGCCGCACATGATCCATCGCGGCTCAAAGCCATGGTGGCAACTCAGGGTGTAACCATGATCCAGGCGACGCCGTCGACCTGGCGGATGCTGCTCGATCACGATGGCCCATCGCTCCCGATAAGCTGCCGCGTGCTGTGCGGCGGCGAGGCGCTGGCGCCGGATCTGGCGCGGCGGCTGGTGGCGCAGGCCGGCGAGGTGTGGAACCTGTACGGCCCGAGCGAGACCACGGTGTGGTCGGCGCGTCATCGCCTCGATGCGCGGGACGACCGTCCGGTGCTGGGCGGACCGATCGGCAACACCACGCTGCATATCCTGGACAACGACCTTAACCTCGCGCCGATCGGGGTTGCGGGCGAACTTTATATCGGCGGCGACGGGCTGGCGCGGGGCTATTGGCAGCGCGGCGCGCTGACGGCGGAACGTTTTATTCCCGATCCGTTCGGCCCACCGGGCGCGCGGCTGTACCGCACCGGCGACGTGGCGCGGTGGCGCGCCGATGGCGTGATCGAATATATCGGCCGCTCGGATCACCAGGTGAAGATCCGCGGCTTTCGCATTGAACTCGGCGAGATCGAGGCGCGGCTGATGGCGCAGGCCGCCGTGCGGTCGGCCGTGGTGGTGGCGCGCGAAGTCGGTGCAGGCCGTCAACTCGTAGGTTATGTCAGCGGTGGGGCATCGTTGGATGGATCGACGCTAAAGACCGCGCTGTCATCGGTGCTGCCGGACTACATGGTTCCGGCGCGGATCGTGGTGCTGGACCGGCTGCCGCTGACGCCGAACGGCAAGATCGACCGCAAGGCGCTGCCGGCGCCGGATCAACTCGCCGCTTTGGCCGAGCATGTGGCGCCGCGCACGCCGGTCGAGGTGGCGCTGGCCGCGATCTGGGCCGACCTGCTGCGCCAGCCCAACATCGGCGTCACCGACAACTTCTTCGAACTCGGCGGGGACTCTCTCACCGCCGTCCAGCTCATCAGCCGCATCAAGCGCGATCTCGGCCACGACCTGCCGCTGCACCGCCTGTTTGAAATGACGACCATCGAAACGATGGCCGCTGGTCTCGCCCCGGAGATTCAGGTCGACAAGCGCAGCGACGATATCGCCGCGATGCTCGACATGTTGAAGGAAGTCGAACTTTCCGATGAGTGA